The following proteins are co-located in the Apis mellifera strain DH4 linkage group LG11, Amel_HAv3.1, whole genome shotgun sequence genome:
- the LOC102655980 gene encoding putative leucine-rich repeat-containing protein DDB_G0290503 isoform X2, translating to MASREKKPLVPSKAKQKANNDCSLPSNEIKSRKGKSLSNLKQQQLARDILEAVATGSQLPPKLEASLPRKKVLRNLKHKQKLKVAKANLIKSKVTRKVANRNLCRIPSDIKKSVRTKRIKLSEENSTKASSNKSLEHQINEAEGENIGAEGNRSAKNNLRTKKTKFILKNIGEVESEDILDRDSDSVAGCSTKSSPKLNRKGRSLESLEVSLPRGVKSKFSGFKRNSIKEKDTLIKTEVDIKYTKGRKATRDLDYTSSSNTRVSKSLLDSKSSIDLTIDEVIASMLSDTEIDNQQGIAEKIEGKLTRSKKMLVEENIVSDIEIKKEPDSEEIKITSDGENFETESIQSVSIHLRKRSNVNIINQRSLRNGKLRQSDSVISCDLELKKRRRLNSDDPIGSEVSSADNNIADNNIDSESSFSESSGNDSQTIVTPIKDEMCTSKETLKSFEDSSQIGPEVENNNNGDKGSELGPTLRSKTKAKSGEVEVKNDNIKIEYSRIIPKNMEVQEELKKMSNLDQVRKDNILAKLSDKSKGRRSSLNIDMKKTVNSFYNATDKSDGNPKSQIDQMIENIKLTIAKSIESKIFGPEKGGLGLGKNNFEIPKIEEIIAPLSAESQKLGLEENTGDEDNNKSAPGAKNEMKPDNSDNSIPKVADTAKEIEKLVMGDIELAETHSQNVQENEPSDTSDANSNTHSNVSEVVNIIENEDCKIVVQEEGESNETSNLMKEGMNDVDDADEDQIKILDDGKKVVRKSSRMVDKVSSPESNDNKKLGKAAGKQVAAHKPENCEESSQGCEKSKETGSKSKESFKNESTENKIASEFPVDGAITESKQEETEEGAAKVDATNEDGAKVSTTNEDVETLERISKEVERMVAEDESAHQLRIGADESQNDQESATIKTAAETSSSSSVELAMDGAENRGTSAGDELENKDEGEKTVENAKEVERREESVSEIVKKDKNDCEILINLDSNSKCNLTVPNSGCNPLQEELKKDSNENEKEDKFNEENDANNDSMQLCDNEIYNNLESDTTKEDKKTSVDTVEEQKSVKDQDTKKRVLRTRDKTRGKFEKGQGSCKEKETVSKARTEEEEKPQNSKEEEDSEEKVQESMTEDTDDAQNSGEMDPSDLVEPQARTKRSREAKKRKEDQLNMLKNKRAKREIRRCDQQNKEETLLDNEVAKINENNRSFLNKYENGVECATNFRGFSEGGRDSLEKHEKAADNVRSKSENDLIIGKENGRKTCENRLSRNLSENHVTKEVENMDMLDVDCKPIKTPETSQKDSDETSTSGESSSSVNITPKILETPEDKAKKESILRLLGLESLEKAAERLNHQKAKKGQSTGTLKTVIRVQKEREKDKRRSRSPLKMVLKQGRGDGEGDSPENFYTIQKELGTSGWGDSSSDEDNEDAAPKDRQSLVIPEKSSSFSIHPGRLCADVCCYCFGKFGSLDTPMHLAQMKSDERRKKILNIERHLTKDSCLCDACYRHVDRKANTSPTNMQTKPQKQHRQLMVSKCSARDCRDAARHHVKRRWLLKIKAGLQKQVDIDWESSQHTSMSFCVSHYSKIERFLTCALCKRRLARNHTHQLANTETDELNQLLGQQGIPVLLSAGTFVCKLCRYFTQLQLKYKDVENMNTNHKSFFKNYRKRILHYHDIEVLENEDEDSSQNNQSKDKDKDKRKKAKCSTQTKTATFKSPDGTINSTFEKSIPESSKNEGINSEMDNENRTVKGNLSDENVVTDVQFLGIENTVEKLKKRKLLDTNPYTTSDTTISCDNPNEVVEILAMDKEVTLTRLPKRPRTNNDITPVVQRLGANPSISVRTLFPGEEEMNLHANIEFTNVREITPQGWEKCATMIQYDRDTKLLWQELQRPYGNQSSFLRHLILLEKYYRSGDLILAPNASRNAINYSTSVQNRLISYEGPEKMDEPIMEPIASEYHNSRRLSGGYVLERDKPPLPTINTPKQLSSSNTAQSIKSSPPRILKLNPGVSIIKKPPPNLQRLNLPSTSTTANGNMKRKDGQKLPTVGGKVFQLSEPDFKRLQNLKKQKQQMITEKQLTNSNGGMNNSNSSQNLKSVTQYQKAQIAAQTQFQKHLRMQQEMLNRQSRSDFEPLICDVRALANENSPTQNLLHNLNLPKSIQVTTKTSNQIPILPKIPKSLTVIPQTVTRPAEK from the exons ATGGCATCCAGGGAAAAGAAACCCTTAGTGCCTTCAAAAGCAAAACAGAAGGCGAATAATGATTGTAGCTTGCcatcaaatgaaattaaaagtagAAAGGGCAAGTCCTTGTCAAATCTGAAACAGCAACAACTTGCACGAGATATATTGGAGGCTGTAGCAACTGGTAGTCAACTTCCTCCAAAATTAGAGGCAAGCCTACCGCGTAAAAAGGTTCTTAGGAATCTGAAACATAAGCAAAAGTTGAAAGTAGCAAAAGcaaatctaattaaatcgaAGGTTACGAGGAAAGTGGCCAATAGAAATTTGTGTAGAATACCTTCTGACATCAAGAAAAGTGTGAGGACtaaaagaatcaaattatCCGAAGAAAATAGTACCAAGGCATCGTCCAACAAAAGCTTGGAACATCAGATAAACGAAGCAGAAGGTGAAAATATAGGAGCAGAAGGTAATAGAAGTGCCAAGAACAATCTCAGGACTAAAAAGAccaagtttatattaaaaaatatcggagAAGTGGAAAGTGAGGACATTTTAGATAGAGATTCAGATTCGGTTGCAGGTTGCAGTACGAAGAGCAGTCCAAAACTCAATAGGAAGGGTAGAAGTTTGGAGAGTTTAGAAGTTTCTTTGCCCAGAGGtgtgaaatcgaaattttcaggATTCAAAAGAAACAGTATCAAAGAGAAAGATACTTTGATAAAGACAGAAGTTGACATCAAATATACAAAAGGGAGGAAGGCCACCAGAGACTTGGATTACACGAGTAGTAGTAACACAAGAGTTTCCAAGTCCCTTTTGGATAGTAAAAGTTCTATAGATCTTACCATTGACGAAGTGATAGCTTCAATGTTGAGCGACACAGAGATAGACAATCAACAGGGAATAGCAGAAAAAATAGAGGGGAAATTAACAAGGAGCAAGAAGATGTTGGTGGAAGAGAATATAGTTTCGGATATTGAGATTAAGAAAGAGCCAGACAGcgaagagattaaaattacttcTGATGGGGAGAATTTTGAGACGGAATCCATTCAGAGTGTCTCAATTCATTTGAGAAAAAGATCCAACGTAAACATCATCAATCAAAGAAGTTTGAGGAATGGCAAGCTGAGGCAATCCGATTCTGTGATCTCCTGTGACTTAGAGCTTAAAAAGCGTCGACGATTGAATTCGGACGATCCAATCGGTTCGGAAGTTTCGTCCGCTGACAACAATATCGCTGATAACAATATCGATTCCGAATCCAGTTTCTCCGAATCCAGCGGCAATGATTCCCAAACGATCGTGACACCGATCAAAGATGAAATGTGCACGAGCAAAGAGACGTTGAAAAGTTTCGAGGACAGTTCCCAAATTGGTCCAGAAGTGGAGAATAACAACAACGGCGACAAGGGTAGCGAGTTAGGGCCCACGCTTCGCTCGAAGACCAAGGCGAAGAGTGGCGAGGTGGAGGTGAAAAAtgacaatataaaaatcgagtACAGCAGAATAATACCTAAAAATATGGAGGTGCAGGAAGAGTTGAAAAAGATGAGCAATTTGGATCAAGTTAGAAAGGACAATATATTGGCAAAACTGTCCGACAAGTCCAAGGGTAGAAGGAGTAGTTTAAACATAGACATGAAGAAGACGGTGAACTCGTTCTACAACGCTACCGATAAATCGGACGGTAATCCGAAATCTCAGATAGATCAAATGATAGAAAACATCAAGCTTACGATCGCCAAATCCATCGAGAGTAAGATCTTCGGCCCGGAGAAGGGGGGGCTTGGATTGGGGAAAAACAACTTCGAGATACCGAAAATCGAAGAGATAATCGCACCGTTGAGCGCCGAGTCTCAAAAATTAGGGCTGGAGGAAAACACGGGGGACGAGGACAACAACAAATCCGCCCCGGGCGCGAAGAATGAGATGAAGCCGGACAATTCGGATAATTCAATACCAAAAGTGGCCGATACTGCCAAAGAAATTGAGAAACTAGTCATGGGTGATATTGAATTAGCCGAAACTCATTCTCAAAACGTGCAGGAGAACGAGCCATCTGACACCTCTGATGCGAACAGCAACACTCACAGCAACGTTTCAGAGGTGGTGAATATTATCGAAAACGAGGATTGCAAAATTGTCGTACAGGAGGAGGGTGAATCGAACGAGACGTCCAATCTGATGAAGGAGGGGATGAACGACGTCGATGACGCGGATGAAGATCAGATAAAAATCTTAGACGACGGGAAGAAAGTTGTTAGGAAATCCTCGAGGATGGTGGATAAAGTCTCTTCTCCCGAGAGCaatgacaataaaaaattggGGAAGGCGGCGGGCAAACAGGTGGCTGCTCACAAGCCTGAGAATTGCGAGGAATCGTCGCAGGGGTGTGAGAAATCCAAGGAGACCGGGTCAAAGAGCAAAGAGTCGTTTAAAAACGAATCCACGGAGAATAAAATTGCCTCTGAATTTCCAGTTGACGGTGCGATAACCGAGTCGAAGCAGGAGGAGACGGAGGAAGGCGCAGCAAAGGTGGATGCGACGAACGAGGATGGGGCCAAGGTTTCCACGACGAACGAGGACGTGGAAACTTTAGAGAGAATCTCGAAAGAGGTGGAGAGGATGGTGGCGGAGGACGAGTCTGCGCACCAGTTGCGAATCGGCGCAGACGAGTCGCAAAACGATCAGGAATCTGCAACGATCAAAACTGCGGCAGAAACTTCTTCATCGTCGTCCGTTGAGTTAGCGATGGATGGTGCTGAGAATCGAGGGACGAGTGCAGGCGATGAGTTGGAAAATAAGGACGAGGGCGAGAAGACGGTGGAAAATGCCAAAGAAgttgagagaagagaagagagcgTGTCGgaaatcgttaaaaaagataaaaatgattgcgaaatattaatcaatctcGATTCTAATTCTAAATGTAATCTTACAGTTCCCAACAGTGGTTGCAATCCTCTTcaagaagaattgaaaaaagactcgaacgaaaatgaaaaggaaGATAAATTCAACGAGGAGAATGACGCCAATAACGACTCCATGCAATTATGTGATAACgagatttataacaatttggaAAGCGATACAACGAAAGAGGATAAGAAAACGTCCGTGGATACCGTGGAAGAGCAAAAATCTGTCAAAGACCAAGATACCAAGAAGCGAGTATTAAGGACGCGTGACAAAACGAGGGGGAAGTTTGAAAAGGGGCAGGGTTCGTGCAAGGAAAAGGAGACCGTTTCGAAAGCGAGgacggaagaagaggaaaaaccGCAAAACtccaaagaggaggaggattcgGAGGAGAAAGTTCAAGAATCGATGACGGAGGACACGGATGACGCTCAAAATAGCGGTGAGATGGATCCAAGTGATCTGGTGGAGCCCCAGGCACGTACCAAACGTAGCAGAGAGGCGAAGAAACGTAAAGAGGATCAGTTGAATATGTTGAAGAACAAGCGAGCGAAACGCGAGATAAGGAGATGCGATCAGCAGAACAAGGAGGAGACCCTTTTGGACAACGAGGTAGCGAAGATTAACGAGAACAATCGGTCTTTCttaaacaaatatgaaaacGGGGTGGAATGCGCGACAAATTTCAGAGGTTTCTCCGAGGGTGGAAGAGACAGCTTGGAGAAGCACGAAAAAGCCGCGGATAACGTGAGAAGTAAGTCGGAGAATGATCTGATCATAGGGAAAGAAAATGGTAGGAAAACGTGCGAGAACAGATTGTCGAGGAATTTGTCTGAGAACCACGTGACTAAAGAGGTGGAAAATATGGACATGCTGGACGTCGATTGCAAGCCTATAAAAACGCCGGAAACGTCGCAGAAAGACTCTGACGAGACGTCCACTTCTGGGGAATCGTCGAGCAGTGTCAATATTACTCCAAAGATTTTGGAGACGCCTGAGGACAAGGCGAAGAAAGAGTCAATTTTGAGACTACTTGGTTTGGAATCCCTGGAAAAAGCTGCCGAGAGATTGAATCATCAAAAGGCGAAGAAAGGGCAGTCCACAGGAACCTTAAAAACCGTGATTCGTGTccagaaagagagggagaaggacaAAAGGCGATCGAGATCACCGCTAAAAATGGTACTGAAACAGGGTCGCGGAGATGGTGAAGGAGACTCGCCAGAAAATTTCTACACTATTCAAAAGGAG TTAGGAACCAGTGGTTGGGGAGATAGCAGCTCTG ACGAAGATAATGAAGATGCAGCACCAAAGGATCGTCAGTCTCTTGTTATTCCAGAAaaatcctcttctttttccattcatcCAGGACGCTTGTGTGCGGACGTATGTTGTTATTGCTTTGGGAAATTCGGTTCTTTAGATACACCAATGCATCTTGCTCAAATGAAATCTGATGAAAGGcgcaaaaagattttaaacatAGAAAGACATTTAACTAAGGATTCTTGTTTATGCGATGCTTGTTACCGCCATGTGGACAGAAAG GCGAACACAAGTCCAACAAATATGCAAACGAAGCCGCAAAAACAACACCGACAACTCATGGTATCCAAGTGTTCAGCCCGTGATTGCAGAGATGCTGCACGACATCATGTCAAACGTCGATGGTTGCTCAAGATAAAAGCTGGCTTACAAAAACAG gtgGACATTGATTGGGAATCGAGTCAACATACATCCATGTCGTTCTGTGTCAGTCattattcgaaaatcgaaagattCTTGACTTGTGCATTGTGTAAACGCCGATTAGCTAGAAATCACACTCATCAATTGGCAAATACGGAAACTGACGAATTGAATCAATTGCTTGGACAACAGGGGATCCCTGTTTTATTGTCGGCCGGCACTTTTGTTTGTAAATTATGCCGTTACTTTACACAATTGCAATTGAAATACAAGGACGTGGAAAACATGAACACGAATCATAAATCATTCTTcaagaattatcgaaaaag aattctaCATTATCACGATATTGAAGTTCTGGAAAATGAAGACGAAGATTCGTCTCAGAATAATCAGTCGAAAGACAAAGACAAagataaaaggaagaaagccAAGTGCAGTACTCAAACCAAGACTGCAACGTTTAAATCTCCAGATGGTACGATAAATTCCACTTTTGAAAAGTCTATCCCAGAATCGAGTAAAAACGAGGGAATTAATTCTGAGATGGACAACGAAAATCGTACCGTGAAAGGGAACTTGAGCGATGAAAATGTCGTGACAGATGTGCAGTTCCTAGGTATCGAGAACACCgtggagaaattgaaaaagcgTAAGCTACTCGACACGAATCCCTATACAACGTCAGATACAACGATATCTTGTGATAATCCAAACGAAGTTGTTGAAATTCTCGCGATGGACAAAGAAGTGACGTTAACCAGATTGCCAAAGAGACCAAGGACGAATAACGATATCACTCCAGTTGTACAGAGACTTGGTGCTAACCCCTCCATTAGCGTGCGCACCCTTTTCCCCGGCGAAGAAGAAATGAATCTTCATGCCAATATAGAGTTCACAAATGTGCGAGAAATAACACCCCAGGGTTGGGAGAAATGTGCTACTATGATACAATACGATAGAGATACGAAACTCCTTTGGCAAGAATTGCAAAGACCATACGGAAATCAAAGCTCATTTCTCAGGCATTTGatacttttagaaaaatattatagatccGGTGATTTAATTTTAGCTCCAAATGCATCACGGAATGCAATTAATTACTCGACTTCCGTACAGAATCGATTGATATCGTACGAAGGTCCAGAAAAGATGGATGAACCAATAATGGAGCCAATCGCCTCGGAGTATCACAATTCTCGTCGATTGAGCGGTGGTTACGTGCTCGAAAGAGATAAACCTCCTTTACCAACCATAAACACTCCCAAACAATTATCGTCCAGCAATACTGCACAATCAATAAAGAGTAGTCCTCCACGGATACTGAAATTAAATCCTGGAGtgtctataattaaaaaaccacCGCCTAACCTCCAACGGTTAAATCTTCCCTCTACTAGCACCACCGCGAACGGTAATATGAAACGAAAGGACGGTCAAAAATTACCAACCGTCGGTGGTAAAGTATTCCAATTAAGCGAACCTGATTTTAAACGACTGcaaaatctgaaaaaacaAAAGCAGCAAATGATTACGGAGAAACAATTGACCAACTCAAACGGAGGCATGAATAACTCGAATTCCtcgcaaaatttaaaatcagtcACGCAGTACCAAAAAGCGCAAATCGCCGCGCAAACGCAGTTTCAAAAACATCTAAGAATGCAACAGGAGATGCTAAATAGACAAAGCAGGAGCGACTTCGAGCCGTTGATTTGCGACGTGCGTGCATTGGCAAACGAGAATAGTCCGACGCAAAATCTGTTGCATAACCTAAATCTGCCGAAATCGATACAGGTGACAACTAAAACGTCCAATCAGATTCCAATATTGCCAAAAATTCCGAAGTCATTGACAGTGATACCGCAAACGGTCACCAGACCAGCCGAAAAATGA